One genomic window of Mytilus edulis unplaced genomic scaffold, xbMytEdul2.2 SCAFFOLD_906, whole genome shotgun sequence includes the following:
- the LOC139508760 gene encoding LOW QUALITY PROTEIN: uncharacterized protein (The sequence of the model RefSeq protein was modified relative to this genomic sequence to represent the inferred CDS: deleted 2 bases in 1 codon; substituted 1 base at 1 genomic stop codon), with translation MGRTARKTRSPYAAANRKSAHHSSDGETVIYRRTGSVNATTQRVPQQQPTASLSPELEQVADTVTQRIVPELKDQIAKAIEAIQRTPTLCSTPDTDLSGINLTNNSILVNDNDNIAPVKSFNDDLGVHISQQVRDKIINGEYVELENLLLISHPSKQGQXLWIIKPKSGKKISDINTWFDAILIYTSIYTAAHPSSTPGLLKYIYNVKLGAGRCADMGWLTYDQQFRLKRARNPSMNWGCVDMELWLLYISQGVTPTQEPQISQMNAGKCFLYNNKGRCGRSACRYLHRCLKCGGAHAALFCNLKTTQNSQNEKRKPYESFRSDFRREKSYKNNVNGFRFKSASSVPGSI, from the exons ATGGGAAGAACGGCCCGGAAGACTAGGAGCCCGTATGCGGCGGCCAACAGGAAGTCCGCACACCATTCTTCAGATGGGGAAACAGTTATTTATCGGAGGACTGGAAGTGTAAATGCCACTACTCAGCGAGTTCCCCAGCAGCAACCGACCGCAAGCCTGAGTCCTGAGTTGGAGCAGGTGGCAGATACTGTCACCCAACGCATCGTGCCAGAATTAAAGGACCAAATAGCTAAAGCAATAGAGGCTATCCAGAGGACACCCACACTCTGCTCAACCCCAGATACAGATTTGTCAGGTATAAATCTCACTAATAACAGCATACTtgtaaatgataatgataatattgCCCCTGTTAAAAGTTTCAATGATGACCTTGGGGTGCACATTTCACAACAAGTGAGAGACAAAATCATTAATGGGGAATATGTAGAATTAGAAAACTTATTGCTTATTTCTCATCCGAGCAAACAAGGGCAGTAGTTATGGATAAT TAAACCAAAATCCGGAAAGAAAATATCCGACATTAATACATGGTTCGATGCTATCTTAATTTATACTAGCATTTATACAGCAGCACATCCTAGTAGTACCCCGGGTTTACTGAAGtatatttataatgtaaaattgGGGGCAGGCAGATGTGCTGATATGGGTTGGTTAACCTATGATCAACAATTTAGACTAAAACGTGCCAGAAACCCATCAATGAATTGGGGTTGTGTAGACATGGAGTTATGGCTTCTGTATATTTCCCAGGGTGTAACTCCTACACAAGAACCTCAAATATCTCAAATGAATGCAGGAAAATGTTTCTTGTACAACAATAAAGGTAGATGTGGCCGTTCAGCTTGTCGTTATCTTCATAGGTGCTTAAAATGCGGGGGTGCTCATGCAGCTTTGTTTTGCAATTTAAAAACTACACAAAACAGTCAGAATGAGAAAAGAAAGCCTTATGAATCATTTCGGAGTGACTTTCGGAGAGAAAAAAGCTATAAAAACAATGTCAATGGATTCAGATTTAAGTCCGCATCGTCAGTCCCAGGAAGTATATAG